The Drosophila biarmipes strain raj3 chromosome 2L, RU_DBia_V1.1, whole genome shotgun sequence genome has a window encoding:
- the LOC108032561 gene encoding LOW QUALITY PROTEIN: uncharacterized protein LOC108032561 (The sequence of the model RefSeq protein was modified relative to this genomic sequence to represent the inferred CDS: deleted 1 base in 1 codon) translates to MPETETKTLCSPSNGLDQEDEGDVIAAANRLVTRTRSPTHRHPRHPRHPRHPQRQRPPQGRRDATGLTANQEVRLKAGDMRMARLQISLSQLRTEMEESSKQLRDLCKAMRVDVDAE, encoded by the exons atGCCGGAAACGGAAACTAAGACGCTCTGCAGCCCCAGCAATGGCCTCGACCAAGAGGACGAGGGCGACGTCATTGCAGCTGCCAATCGCCTGGTCACTCGCACCCGCAGTCCCACCCACAGGCACCCACGCCACCCA AGGCACCCACGCCACCCACAACGCCAGCGTCCGCCGCAAGGTCGTCGGGATGCCACCGGCCTTACGGCCAACCAGGAGGTGCGcctgaaggccggcgacatgCGCATGGCCCGGCTGCAGATCAGTCTCTCCCAGCTGCGCACCGAAATGGAGGAGTCGAGCAAGCAGCTCAGGGACCTCTGCAAGGCGATGCGGGTCGATGTGGATGCTGAGTAG
- the LOC108032558 gene encoding uncharacterized protein LOC108032558 — protein sequence MNFWLWICCFSLIFKCMRSEDRNFRVIIDQVNITHLDRDVYEQFDCEVYEVNNRTHMDSSHTFTRVVDEVTVHAALDFYKLNSKQRMKLYDVEFDGCYILEHANKNRLFNVYVKNLKKHSNRKFQCPFKAHVRYEAKNLSMDEQDFPSFVPLGKFRSMIEYIMNKKLRARVIATGKIIPFATDPFKVIT from the exons ATGAATTTTTGGCTTTGGATCTGCTGCTTCTCCCTCATATTCAAGTGTATGAGGAGCGAAGACCGAAACTTTCGGGTTATAATTGACCAAGTTAACATAACTCATCTTGACCGCGATGTGTACGAGCAATTCGATTGCGAGGTGTACGAGGTGAACAATCGCACCCACATGGACTCGAGTCACACTTTTACCCGGGTCGTAGATGAAGTTACTGTGCACGCTGCTCTGGATTTTTACAAGCTCAACAGCAAGCAGAGGATGAAACTGTACGATGTCGAGTTCGACGGATGCTATATTCTGGAACATGCCAACAAAAACCGACTGTTCAACGTGTACGTAAAGAATTTGAAAAAGCACTCGAATCGGAAATTTCAGTGCCCCTTTAAGGCT CACGTAAGATATGAAGCGAAAAACCTGTCGATGGATGAGCAGGATTTCCCCTCCTTTGTACCACTTGGAAAATTCCGATCCATGATCGAGTACATAATGAATAAGAAACTGAGGGCAAGGGTCATTGCAACCGGAAAAATTATCCCATTTGCAACGGATCCGTTTAAGGTCATTACATAa
- the LOC108032327 gene encoding uncharacterized protein LOC108032327: protein MEAYMTQIKCATYYPEVVQNVSCHLNRTSKGSGSSSYSAEFALSEDVSDVKGNYVFSLKRGSHITNYTALELDYCQVLDSLQSQYLLKMIADELRRVSNFPLQCPFKKNKRFYIDHYTINSKLIPSYAPELVFISDCNIFVKKRRALQLTIHGRVVRSRSGR from the exons ATGGAAGCATACATGACGCAAATTAAGTGTGCCACCTATTACCCGGAGGTTGTGCAAAATGTAAGCTGTCATTTAAATCGCACATCCAAGGGTTCTGGATCGTCTTCATACTCTGCAGAGTTCGCCTTGTCCGAAGATGTTAGTGACGTCAAAGGCAATTACGTATTTTCCCTAAAACGAGGCTCACACATAACCAACTACACTGCATTAGAGTTGGACTATTGTCAGGTCCTGGATTCCTTACAATCACAATATTTACTTAAGATGATTGCCGATGAGCTGCGGCGAGTTTCTAATTTTCCACTGCAATGTCCGTTTAAAAAA AACAAGAGGTTTTACATAGATCATTACACGATCAACTCGAAGCTGATTCCCAGCTATGCGCCAGAGTTGGTTTTTATATCGGATTGCAATATCTTCGTTAAAAAACGCAGAGCCCTGCAATTAACTATCCATGGTCGTGTAGTTCGTAGCCGATCGGGTCGTTAG